From one Cyprinus carpio isolate SPL01 chromosome B3, ASM1834038v1, whole genome shotgun sequence genomic stretch:
- the LOC122136687 gene encoding uncharacterized protein LOC122136687, translating into MACAQQSATEYLRNNRKDLVTGMKNLPLIIENLYQKKVFNVYEVKDLKAERTEFDQARCILDWVVNKGDEASYELLKILDVTKKRTLDPGLHYWISCSPFRDEDAEPSCLFGTTPCQIYQTRLKMKANKILNNQRKCFCKYLDDKIQGNLSFIPLVLKTDSVMKTHCKIKLKYKKCKKLRPKKLRAYIPNEGQALSPEDLLRWQDKNILIIGKPGVGKTTVVQEMLRLWGEKDGREIDYMFLL; encoded by the exons ATGGCGTGTGCACAGCAATCTGCTACTGAATACCTCAGAAACAACAGGAAAGACCTGGTGACTGGCATGAAAAACCTTCCTCTGATCATTGAGAATCTTTATCAGAAGAAGGTTTTCAATGTCTATGAGGTCAAAGATCTCAAAGCCGAGAGGACAGAGTTTGATCAAGCCAGATGTATATTGGATTGGGTCGTTAACAAAGGTGATGAGGCCAGTTATGAATTACTCAAGATTCTGGATGTCACTAAGAAGAGGACATTAGATCCTGGTTTACACTACTGGATCAGCTGTTCTCCCTTCAGAGATGAAGACGCAGAGCCCAGCTGTTTATTTG GTACAACGCCCTGTCAAATCTACCAGACACGGCTCAAGATGAAAGCAAATAAAATCCTGAATAACCAAAggaaatgtttctgtaaatatcTGGATGACAAGATACAAGGAAACTTAAGTTTTATACCTCTTGTTTTAAAGACTGACTCTGTCATGAAaacacactgcaaaataaaattgaaatacaaaaaatgcaaaaagcttCGGCCCAAGAAGCTGAGAGCTTACATTCCTAACGAGGGACAAGCGCTATCACCCGAGGACCTCCTGAGATGGCAAGATAAGAACATCCTCATCATCGGCAAACCTGGAGTAGGAAAGACTACAGTTGTCCAGGAAATGCTGCGTCTTTGGGGAGAGAAGGATGGAAGAGAGATAGACTACATGTTTTTACTTTGA